In Chryseobacterium gleum, a single genomic region encodes these proteins:
- a CDS encoding heme-binding domain-containing protein yields the protein MKTSSLIKTGAGFVVLLMIVIQFFDTDKNIAVVPSENAIEKHYRVPDHVQGILKTSCYDCHSNTTAYPWYNNIQPVKWWLADHVNSGKRHFNFDEFYSYSKEKKLKKLDEVAETVREGEMPLTSYTVVHQNAKLNDTQKSEIEQWVKEVKKQIE from the coding sequence ATGAAAACATCTTCTTTAATAAAAACAGGAGCAGGCTTTGTAGTCCTGTTAATGATTGTAATTCAGTTTTTTGATACTGATAAAAATATAGCGGTGGTTCCTTCGGAAAATGCTATTGAAAAACATTACCGGGTTCCGGATCATGTGCAGGGAATATTAAAAACAAGCTGTTATGACTGTCACTCCAACACTACGGCTTATCCGTGGTACAATAACATACAGCCTGTGAAATGGTGGCTGGCAGATCATGTGAACTCGGGAAAGCGGCATTTCAATTTTGATGAATTTTACAGTTATTCAAAAGAGAAAAAATTAAAGAAACTTGATGAAGTGGCAGAAACCGTCAGAGAGGGTGAAATGCCTCTTACATCTTATACCGTTGTTCACCAGAATGCAAAGCTGAATGATACTCAAAAGTCAGAAATAGAACAATGGGTAAAAGAGGTTAAAAAGCAGATTGAATAG
- a CDS encoding efflux RND transporter periplasmic adaptor subunit: MKRTFKIISYSLSILGLLMFYECKDHGKTEPAPATVSSKDENVVMLTDAQLKNAPIVTTVLSLQKISSVLKLNGMIDVPPQNLVSVSIPLGGYLKSSSLLPGKPVSKGQVIAVIENPQFIQLQQDYLMAKSKNHFAQLDYNRQKTLNQSQATSDKVMQQAQSEMNSQKILMNSLAQQLRLININPESLNSGSIQKSVPVYSSINGFVSKVNVNIGKYVNPSDVLFELINPDDIHLNLKVYEKDLANLKKGQRFAAYTNTEPDKKYYGEILLISKDVTPGGWAEVHCHFEKYDQSLVPGMYMNAEIETSTSFSNAVPEESIVNFEGKDFVFVEEKKQTYRLTPVTLGETENGFVQIMNAGDFKNKKIVIKNAYTLLMKLKNTADE, encoded by the coding sequence ATGAAACGTACATTTAAAATTATATCATATTCCCTGTCAATATTAGGATTGCTCATGTTTTATGAGTGTAAAGACCATGGAAAAACAGAGCCGGCGCCGGCAACAGTATCTTCAAAAGATGAAAATGTAGTAATGCTTACCGATGCGCAACTGAAAAATGCACCTATAGTAACAACGGTACTCTCCCTGCAGAAAATCTCCTCCGTTTTAAAGCTGAACGGAATGATAGATGTACCGCCCCAAAATCTGGTTTCTGTCAGTATTCCTTTAGGCGGATACCTGAAATCAAGCAGCCTGCTTCCGGGAAAGCCGGTGTCAAAAGGGCAGGTGATTGCGGTGATAGAAAATCCGCAGTTTATTCAGCTCCAGCAGGATTATTTAATGGCGAAGTCTAAAAATCATTTTGCCCAATTGGATTATAACCGCCAGAAAACGCTCAACCAAAGTCAGGCCACCAGCGATAAGGTAATGCAGCAGGCCCAGTCTGAAATGAACAGCCAGAAAATCCTGATGAACTCTCTGGCTCAGCAGCTCCGACTTATCAATATCAATCCCGAATCTCTGAATTCCGGGAGTATTCAGAAAAGCGTACCGGTTTACAGCAGCATCAATGGCTTTGTTAGCAAGGTGAACGTGAATATCGGTAAATATGTGAATCCTTCTGATGTCCTTTTTGAACTCATTAATCCGGATGATATACATCTTAACCTGAAAGTATATGAAAAAGATCTGGCAAATCTGAAGAAAGGGCAGAGGTTTGCCGCCTATACCAATACCGAACCTGATAAAAAATACTATGGTGAAATCCTGCTGATCAGCAAAGATGTGACCCCGGGCGGATGGGCTGAAGTACATTGCCATTTTGAAAAATATGACCAGAGCCTTGTACCCGGAATGTATATGAATGCCGAAATTGAGACCAGTACCTCTTTTTCCAATGCTGTTCCTGAAGAGAGTATTGTCAATTTTGAAGGAAAAGACTTTGTCTTCGTAGAAGAAAAAAAACAAACCTACCGACTGACTCCTGTTACATTAGGCGAAACAGAAAACGGATTTGTTCAGATTATGAATGCTGGCGATTTTAAAAATAAAAAAATAGTCATCAAAAATGCATATACACTTCTTATGAAACTTAAGAACACTGCAGATGAATAA